The genomic interval ATGGCTTTCTCACTCCGACAGTCGCGCGTCAACGCGAGCACGAGCAGCTAATACCATCAGATCGAAATTATATGCGTCCTGCCCAAAACCTTGTGGCTATACTGGACAGAGATCTACACATTACGTCGGTTGCGCTCAAACTACGCAGGCGTGAGCACACCCAGCAGCCGCAAGCACCAATCACGCCGCAGTCGGCTACAGTGCCACACTCTCGTCTGCGAATGCCACCTATTCTCAACGTACTGGACTCCAATCGACGTTTTCGCGGGCTCCTCAACAACCGTAGCTTTGTGCAGCTGACGCAGGTGCAGCAGCAACCGAAATCAGCGGCATTGACGTATGCCAGCAGCGCGGAGAGACAGAGGCAGCAGGCAGGCGTTAGATCGGCCTGGAACATGCCCATGGCTGCCAGCCGATTCCTAAACAACAAGCATGCAATTGTGTTGCCGTCACTGAACCGTCACAGAGACTTCAGCACGACTGCCACCACATCTAGTCAAAGCATTTCCAGTGGGCGTGGCGCACACACCAACAATATAGTCACTCATGGTGCGAGTCCTCACGCGAAGTTGAGAGATTACAATGTCCAGCATTCGCATCAGAATGGCCTGCCGCTAGACCAAGTCACAACAAATTCAACTACCCCTTCAACGGGTCGTTCCATCTCAGCAGCAATTCATCATCCACGGTCGCAGTTTGCCACCAGTAGTGCCTTCTACATACCGTACAGTGCCTCAAAATTTAAAGCGTTTAAGTAGCCAAAATCTCGTTGTATACAACTAGCAATAAATTTTGAAAGCAAGATGAGCAAGTGCTTTATTTGaaagtgcccgactaggaaaTACTCTCTTCAAAGCTCCGAACACCGTAACATGTGTTTGCATTGTTGGGTGGAGCCAGCAGAGACGatattctttttgtttatgcgcGATTGATGCTATTCGAGAATATATGTTTGAGCACTTTCGTCtttcacacacatttgttatatgactatttttattatttttttttcaactatttgttttcaaaatacttttaatGGTATGTTTATCAAATTCCATCTTATTATTTCCTAACAACCATATAATCTGAAAAATCACTGTCGACATATCCTCAATATTGTATGTTATAAAGACGTATACAAACAATTGTGTACTCAGGGAACATATGCCACACGTTTCAATCTCCAAGACACATGGTGTAGTACGACGCCTTTTGCTTACGTGTCGAAATTATAGtaacaaataaaagtaaagATTACAGACTCATGTTGTCTAGACGCAGGCGGCCATCGTTCTCTGTAAGgtatagggtatctgctaaACATTGCTCTGTGATCAGTTCTTCCACACGATCATTCATCTAGTTTAGAGAAGGTACAGAGATATAAGCCAGCGTTTACCTTAATAAGAAGTCGACCTACTTACGCCTTTTGCCTTGCGCTCGCTCAACACCTCGGGATATTTAAAGGCTGGCCCAAAATTCACACTGACTGTAGCGCTCTTGTGTATCGAAATGGCCGGAAAATAGCTGCCCCCATAAATGTCCTCGAACGCAATACCCTGCGACTGGCCATTCTTAAAGAACTCGATTCGACTGCCTTGCAGGATGTGCAGATTTTTAAGTGTTTCCGTTATTTTGTCCTTATCTTCGTAATACAAAtgtgatttaaatttaacaagcGGCTGATGGAAAATATGGAATAAAGTAAATGGGCAATTTTTGCGGTCAATTCCAATTTTTAACTCACGCGGTCCTTGAATGTGTTGGGCAGGTAGTCCATTGTTGGCAACTCGGGAAGGTCAATGAGCAACCCAAGCGTGTCTCCTTCACCATACGCTTCACTGTAGTGCTTGCCATGGCTCTCAGTAAACTTTGTGCCCTTGCGCGAGCGCCAGGAATAGCCAAATTTGTCATATCCCAACGGCGCCTGTAGGTTACCATATTCTCGTCCCCAGCCAACTCGAGTTGCTGCACCCTCCGGCATCTCTTCAACGGTTATCTCATAGTACCAGCAACCACGGTTCACAGCTATGACAAAACagaatttttgaataaaagcCACCACGAAAAATTCATTGCTTAGCTAATTACAGTGTGTAGCGCGCACTTGAGAATATCCCCGCTCCCCAGTCACCGCCAGTCGATCCTCGCTGATTTTTAATTGTGGTGCTCGATCGTGCAGAGCCAGTAGCACTGCATGTGGCACTAGTGTGCGATATAGCCAGCCAGGTATGGGCTTTCCCGCCCAGTCGGAGCTCTCATCGAATTCCTGGCGGAATGGCGCGTGCGGATCCGGCTCGGCAAGTATATAACGATATCCATCCTTATTAAATGGATGCTCCAGCGGGTAGCCGTGCGGAGGAAGTTTCACATTGGCTGTCACATCAGAGCTAGGACGTCCCTTCTTGCCCGTTGGGCCCGCATCAGTGCCAGGAAACTTTCGTTTCTGCCTGTTATTCTTGGCGAGCGTGGCTGCaatgtatgcaaaatgctaTAAGTAGCTGTACGTGACTTGCGGCATGGACTGCCAAAGCTTATTTAATCTGCGGAATGTGAATGTCTAAATAGTTACTGCGGCTGTCCCCCACTTACAATCTTCTTCACTGCTGGCAAGCGACGCTACGCTCAGCGTTGACGTCATCGCAAGGACAATATGTATGTGTCGTCCTTAATTACGACGCGTTTTAAATCAATTGGCCAGCGAATGACAGCACACGAGCATCTAACGAGCCAAAAGCAATAATATgtaacacaaatatttattattttattgaaattg from Drosophila virilis strain 15010-1051.87 chromosome 2, Dvir_AGI_RSII-ME, whole genome shotgun sequence carries:
- the LOC6630340 gene encoding uncharacterized protein; this translates as MSARRYYFGAEKRYNTSEEDKACQDDGPVYPRDSNNNNDNEDTNNEPEPDADKDDDSEFLQDVPYSSSSIDRSSIGSIPWADDAIKKNKLDWERVDRMISGEEPLSELEPELRHEIADWQRKFPSLLARKAKPLKPQSFDSSRNTTGRNELPDESGDIDSISDLSLNSLDDYDEGDEDEDDDGFLTPTVARQREHEQLIPSDRNYMRPAQNLVAILDRDLHITSVALKLRRREHTQQPQAPITPQSATVPHSRLRMPPILNVLDSNRRFRGLLNNRSFVQLTQVQQQPKSAALTYASSAERQRQQAGVRSAWNMPMAASRFLNNKHAIVLPSLNRHRDFSTTATTSSQSISSGRGAHTNNIVTHGASPHAKLRDYNVQHSHQNGLPLDQVTTNSTTPSTGRSISAAIHHPRSQFATSSAFYIPYSASKFKAFK
- the ash2 gene encoding set1/Ash2 histone methyltransferase complex subunit ASH2 isoform X2, whose product is MDECIMETSSPTEANSELNFNMEDEKMQLQEHRSSVSGVVGVEGGDRQTTAGVCYCGKERNLNAIELLCATCSRWIHESCITYQLGKGKLLPFITNYIFVCKNCSATGLESFRKSQATISQMCQCAIANMQQAALREGKNQIQFSKDKEIIPYIEQFWEAMTTMPRRLTQSWYSTVQRSLVKDVNTLFVYEEHVEQGAMYGLYHQDLRLIKPNYEIMSKTGALRLTEDGYMQATLAKNNRQKRKFPGTDAGPTGKKGRPSSDVTANVKLPPHGYPLEHPFNKDGYRYILAEPDPHAPFRQEFDESSDWAGKPIPGWLYRTLVPHAVLLALHDRAPQLKISEDRLAVTGERGYSQVRATHSVNRGCWYYEITVEEMPEGAATRVGWGREYGNLQAPLGYDKFGYSWRSRKGTKFTESHGKHYSEAYGEGDTLGLLIDLPELPTMDYLPNTFKDRPLVKFKSHLYYEDKDKITETLKNLHILQGSRIEFFKNGQSQGIAFEDIYGGSYFPAISIHKSATVSVNFGPAFKYPEVLSERKAKGVNE
- the ash2 gene encoding set1/Ash2 histone methyltransferase complex subunit ASH2 isoform X3, whose protein sequence is MTSTLSVASLASSEEDSTLAKNNRQKRKFPGTDAGPTGKKGRPSSDVTANVKLPPHGYPLEHPFNKDGYRYILAEPDPHAPFRQEFDESSDWAGKPIPGWLYRTLVPHAVLLALHDRAPQLKISEDRLAVTGERGYSQVRATHSVNRGCWYYEITVEEMPEGAATRVGWGREYGNLQAPLGYDKFGYSWRSRKGTKFTESHGKHYSEAYGEGDTLGLLIDLPELPTMDYLPNTFKDRPLVKFKSHLYYEDKDKITETLKNLHILQGSRIEFFKNGQSQGIAFEDIYGGSYFPAISIHKSATVSVNFGPAFKYPEVLSERKAKGMNDRVEELITEQCLADTLYLTENDGRLRLDNMSL
- the ash2 gene encoding set1/Ash2 histone methyltransferase complex subunit ASH2 isoform X1 is translated as MDECIMETSSPTEANSELNFNMEDEKMQLQEHRSSVSGVVGVEGGDRQTTAGVCYCGKERNLNAIELLCATCSRWIHESCITYQLGKGKLLPFITNYIFVCKNCSATGLESFRKSQATISQMCQCAIANMQQAALREGKNQIQFSKDKEIIPYIEQFWEAMTTMPRRLTQSWYSTVQRSLVKDVNTLFVYEEHVEQGAMYGLYHQDLRLIKPNYEIMSKTGALRLTEDGYMQATLAKNNRQKRKFPGTDAGPTGKKGRPSSDVTANVKLPPHGYPLEHPFNKDGYRYILAEPDPHAPFRQEFDESSDWAGKPIPGWLYRTLVPHAVLLALHDRAPQLKISEDRLAVTGERGYSQVRATHSVNRGCWYYEITVEEMPEGAATRVGWGREYGNLQAPLGYDKFGYSWRSRKGTKFTESHGKHYSEAYGEGDTLGLLIDLPELPTMDYLPNTFKDRPLVKFKSHLYYEDKDKITETLKNLHILQGSRIEFFKNGQSQGIAFEDIYGGSYFPAISIHKSATVSVNFGPAFKYPEVLSERKAKGMNDRVEELITEQCLADTLYLTENDGRLRLDNMSL